A single genomic interval of Zunongwangia sp. HGR-M22 harbors:
- a CDS encoding SusC/RagA family TonB-linked outer membrane protein, translating into MFKKRQFYLKDSLNPKISVLSLFLMLIISQTLFAQSSVNGMVKDEKGVPIPGVSIKEKDTNNGTVTNFDGEFNLNTTSDDAILVFSFIGYAKKEVSVTKTESRLEVTLKEDLQSLNEVVVIGYGKQDKSQVTSAVASVSEKEFNPGKIQDAAELVKGKVAGLVVSNSSGNPNNESNIMLRGVTTLNGSTSPLILIDGVPGDLTMVAPENISSVDVLKDASAAAIYGTRGANGVILITTKSGTFDRKTSVVYDGFVSVSDFYKEADFMTPEDIRNGLTSYSDGGFETDWLDKISQTGFMHNHALTINGGSELTSYSGNISYRYEEGTIKKSNNDQLRLQLNLEQYLLKDILKVGFKIFSEQRKRTPNNIEDTGISNVYRQAIIRNPTSPIYDENGDYFEEFGRYQYFNPVAMNNELIGDRELRRTNITGNVTFEPIKNWVTNLLIAKNLAATDISTYSTSRYYSSKTTGFSGSAYKSYEKKEDKFLELTTNYEFDINTSHRFSALAGYSYSYFSTSNFYASNSDFPTDGYLYNNIGVGSRLNEGNAGMGSGKIDSRLIGFFGRIQYGYDNRFNLLASIRREGSSQFGDNHKWGLFPSVSAGWTLSNEEFLTSANWMNNLKIRAGYGVTGQRPNDNYLSLTTYNYDSDYGNFVNENGEWVAGLMVTQNPNPDLKWERTSEINLGLDFSFLNNRLSGSLDMYRKDTDDLLYSYNVPLPPNIYAQTLANVGSIRNQGFELMINALPVTNDDFSWETTVTITHNDNELLSLSNDLYETEDYLDVAYAGDPVNVPTHRVEVGQAIGNFWGLKSVGVTENGLFLVEDPNTGEAIPYSTSLNTNEYRQYLGNGFPTVYMGWTNTFRYKNFDLTALISGQFGFDILNTQRMFYENNSIQYNRLKSAAEPVYGERPLSGAQAQAFVSHYLEKGDFVKLDNITLGYNFKIEKISNYISNIRLYCSAKNFLTITDYSGMDPELDNRDFYAAGNDFRDKYPTIKSFTIGTKLNF; encoded by the coding sequence ATGTTTAAAAAAAGACAATTTTATTTAAAAGATAGTTTAAACCCTAAAATATCGGTTTTATCACTATTCTTAATGCTTATAATTTCACAAACTTTATTTGCTCAATCATCAGTAAACGGGATGGTTAAGGATGAAAAAGGAGTACCGATACCTGGTGTATCTATTAAAGAAAAAGATACAAATAATGGTACTGTCACTAATTTTGATGGTGAATTTAATTTAAATACAACATCTGATGATGCTATTCTTGTTTTTAGTTTTATAGGATATGCAAAAAAAGAAGTTAGTGTCACTAAAACTGAATCTAGGCTAGAAGTTACTTTAAAAGAAGATTTACAATCACTTAATGAAGTTGTTGTAATTGGTTATGGAAAACAAGATAAAAGCCAGGTGACTAGTGCAGTTGCTAGTGTTTCTGAGAAAGAATTTAACCCTGGAAAAATTCAAGATGCAGCTGAACTTGTTAAAGGGAAAGTTGCGGGTTTAGTAGTCAGTAATAGCTCTGGAAATCCTAATAACGAATCGAATATCATGTTGCGGGGTGTAACTACATTAAATGGTAGTACAAGTCCGCTTATCCTCATAGATGGAGTTCCTGGAGATTTAACAATGGTTGCTCCAGAAAATATATCTTCAGTAGACGTGCTTAAAGACGCTAGTGCCGCAGCTATTTACGGAACTCGTGGTGCAAATGGAGTAATTCTTATTACCACAAAATCCGGTACTTTCGACCGTAAAACAAGTGTAGTTTATGATGGTTTTGTATCGGTATCCGATTTTTATAAAGAAGCTGATTTTATGACTCCGGAAGATATTCGTAACGGATTAACTTCTTATAGTGATGGAGGCTTTGAAACAGATTGGTTGGATAAGATTTCACAAACAGGATTTATGCATAATCATGCTCTAACTATTAATGGAGGATCAGAGCTTACATCTTATTCAGGAAACATTTCCTATCGATATGAAGAAGGAACAATTAAAAAATCGAATAACGATCAATTACGATTACAGCTTAATTTAGAACAATATCTTTTAAAAGATATTTTAAAAGTCGGGTTTAAAATCTTTTCTGAGCAGCGTAAAAGAACCCCTAATAATATTGAGGATACCGGAATAAGCAATGTTTATCGTCAAGCAATTATTCGTAATCCAACTTCACCTATTTACGATGAAAACGGCGATTATTTTGAAGAATTTGGGCGGTACCAATATTTCAATCCTGTAGCGATGAATAACGAGTTAATTGGAGATCGTGAATTACGCAGAACCAATATTACTGGTAATGTTACCTTTGAACCAATAAAAAACTGGGTAACTAATCTTCTAATCGCAAAAAACTTAGCGGCCACCGATATTTCTACCTATAGTACTTCCAGATATTATTCATCTAAAACTACCGGATTTAGTGGTAGTGCTTATAAAAGTTATGAGAAAAAAGAAGATAAATTTTTGGAACTTACTACCAATTACGAATTCGATATTAATACTAGTCATCGTTTTAGTGCATTAGCAGGATATAGTTACAGTTATTTTAGTACGAGTAACTTTTATGCCAGCAATTCAGATTTTCCTACAGATGGCTATCTCTATAATAATATAGGAGTTGGTTCTAGGCTGAATGAAGGTAATGCCGGAATGGGTAGTGGAAAAATTGACTCTCGTTTAATAGGGTTTTTTGGAAGAATTCAATATGGGTACGACAATCGATTTAATTTGCTTGCGAGTATTCGTAGAGAGGGTTCATCCCAATTTGGTGATAATCACAAATGGGGGCTTTTCCCATCAGTATCTGCGGGCTGGACACTTAGTAATGAAGAATTCTTAACTTCTGCCAACTGGATGAATAATTTAAAGATTAGAGCAGGTTATGGGGTAACTGGGCAACGACCTAATGATAATTATCTTTCTCTAACAACTTATAATTATGATAGTGATTACGGAAATTTTGTAAATGAAAATGGTGAATGGGTTGCTGGTTTAATGGTCACCCAAAATCCTAATCCAGATTTAAAATGGGAACGAACTTCAGAAATTAACCTAGGGCTTGATTTTTCTTTCTTGAACAATCGTTTAAGTGGTTCTTTAGATATGTATAGAAAGGATACCGATGATTTATTATATTCATATAATGTGCCATTACCCCCAAATATTTACGCACAAACATTAGCGAATGTTGGTTCAATTAGAAATCAAGGATTTGAACTTATGATTAATGCGCTTCCTGTAACCAACGATGATTTTTCTTGGGAAACCACAGTTACAATAACGCATAATGATAATGAACTTTTAAGCTTATCAAATGATTTATATGAAACAGAGGATTACTTAGATGTTGCTTATGCAGGGGATCCGGTAAATGTTCCTACACATAGAGTTGAGGTAGGCCAGGCAATAGGAAATTTTTGGGGATTAAAATCTGTAGGAGTAACAGAGAATGGATTATTCTTGGTAGAAGACCCAAATACCGGTGAAGCTATACCGTATTCCACAAGTTTGAATACAAACGAATATCGCCAGTATCTTGGTAATGGTTTCCCTACTGTTTATATGGGATGGACGAATACTTTTAGGTATAAAAATTTCGATTTAACTGCATTAATTAGCGGTCAGTTTGGTTTCGATATTTTGAATACACAACGAATGTTTTACGAAAATAACTCGATCCAATATAATCGTTTAAAATCTGCTGCAGAACCCGTTTATGGAGAACGTCCATTATCTGGAGCTCAAGCTCAGGCTTTTGTAAGTCATTATTTAGAGAAAGGAGATTTTGTGAAATTGGATAATATCACGCTGGGTTATAATTTCAAAATTGAAAAAATATCAAATTATATTTCGAATATTCGCCTATACTGTTCTGCTAAAAACTTTTTAACAATTACAGACTATAGCGGAATGGATCCTGAATTGGATAATAGAGATTTTTATGCTGCCGGGAATGACTTTAGGGATAAATACCCTACAATCAAATCGTTCACAATAGGTACCAAATTAAACTTCTAA
- a CDS encoding NAD(P)/FAD-dependent oxidoreductase gives MKRVAIIGGGITGLCSAYYLVKAGHDVTIVDKGNITDGASFINAGYVTPSHFVPIAEPGMINQGIKWMFNNSSPFYIKPRWDMDFFKWSWYFKKSSTKQKVAKAIPVLKELNEKSRDLYAEMLESLDFDFHMERKGLLMVYKSAKNEEHEAKLAEKGKELGLDVSVLDKKALHDLEPQFSEDVIGGVHYECDAHSTPNLFMKNLKKWLEDKGVNFVLEETVTGLEVDGRTIKAISTEKNTIEADEFILAAGSWTFPLAKKLGLNIPIQPGKGYSMNITRETNITLPAILTEAKVAVTPMQDFTRFAGTMELSGDNNTILPNRVEAIAHAASNYYSGFTLTAEEKQSATSGLRPVSPDGLPFIGKSSKFKNLSVAAGHAMMGWSLGPITGKLISEIVDANHTSVLLEPFDLERF, from the coding sequence ATGAAGAGAGTTGCAATTATTGGTGGAGGAATTACTGGTTTATGCTCGGCTTATTATTTGGTAAAAGCCGGCCACGATGTTACCATAGTAGATAAAGGTAATATTACAGATGGCGCTTCTTTTATTAACGCCGGTTATGTGACTCCCAGTCATTTTGTGCCAATTGCAGAACCTGGAATGATTAACCAGGGAATTAAGTGGATGTTCAATAATTCTAGTCCGTTTTATATAAAACCGCGCTGGGATATGGATTTCTTCAAATGGTCCTGGTATTTCAAGAAATCTTCAACGAAACAAAAAGTAGCGAAAGCTATTCCTGTGCTTAAGGAATTAAATGAAAAAAGTAGAGACCTTTACGCTGAGATGTTAGAATCTTTAGATTTTGATTTTCACATGGAGCGTAAAGGTCTTCTTATGGTTTATAAAAGTGCGAAGAACGAAGAGCACGAAGCTAAACTTGCTGAAAAAGGAAAAGAATTAGGTCTGGATGTTAGTGTTTTGGATAAAAAGGCCTTGCATGATCTGGAACCTCAGTTTAGCGAGGATGTAATTGGCGGAGTTCATTATGAATGTGATGCGCATAGCACTCCTAATCTATTTATGAAAAATTTAAAAAAGTGGTTAGAAGATAAAGGAGTAAATTTTGTTTTAGAGGAAACGGTTACCGGTTTAGAAGTAGATGGAAGAACCATTAAGGCTATTTCTACGGAAAAAAATACAATCGAAGCAGATGAATTTATTCTGGCTGCCGGAAGTTGGACATTTCCTCTAGCTAAAAAATTAGGTCTTAATATTCCTATCCAACCCGGTAAAGGTTATAGCATGAATATTACCAGGGAGACCAATATTACTTTGCCGGCTATTCTTACTGAAGCTAAAGTAGCGGTAACGCCAATGCAAGATTTTACCAGGTTTGCCGGAACAATGGAATTATCTGGCGATAACAATACTATTTTACCAAACAGGGTTGAAGCAATTGCGCACGCGGCTTCTAATTATTATTCGGGATTCACATTAACTGCTGAAGAAAAACAATCGGCCACGAGTGGATTACGACCGGTTTCACCAGATGGTTTACCGTTTATCGGAAAATCTTCAAAATTCAAAAACCTTAGCGTTGCAGCCGGACACGCCATGATGGGGTGGAGCCTGGGCCCAATTACCGGAAAATTAATTTCAGAAATTGTTGATGCCAATCATACTTCAGTTCTATTGGAGCCATTTGATTTAGAGCGTTTCTAA
- a CDS encoding 4-hydroxyproline epimerase produces the protein MARKTFFCVDAHTCGNPVRVVAGGGPFIEGKNMSEKRQNFMREYDWIRRGLMFEPRGHDMMSGSILFPPSDPQNDCGILFIETSGCLPMCGHGTIGTVTVAIEEGLVSPKNPGTLRLETPAGLVKVSYVQEGKKVKSVKIVNIKSYLAKEDIIVDSDVLGDLKVDVAYGGNFYAIVEVQENFKGLEHYQASELITWSRELRSKLNQAHEFIHPEDPTIHGLSHMQWTGAVIDETSTARNAVFYGDKAIDRSPCGTGTSARMAHWYAKGKLKKGDLFVHESIIGSKFIGRIEEETELGGKKAIVPSIEGWAMVTGYNNIVIDDDDPYAHGFQVL, from the coding sequence ATGGCAAGAAAAACTTTTTTTTGTGTTGATGCCCATACTTGTGGGAATCCGGTAAGAGTGGTTGCTGGTGGCGGCCCATTTATCGAAGGAAAGAACATGAGTGAAAAGCGTCAGAATTTTATGCGGGAATACGATTGGATTCGTCGTGGTTTGATGTTCGAACCACGCGGTCATGATATGATGAGCGGAAGCATTTTGTTTCCGCCTTCAGATCCCCAAAATGACTGCGGAATTCTTTTTATAGAAACCAGTGGATGCCTGCCAATGTGCGGGCACGGTACGATTGGTACCGTAACGGTTGCTATCGAAGAAGGTTTGGTTTCTCCTAAAAATCCAGGAACGCTAAGGCTAGAAACTCCGGCGGGACTCGTAAAAGTGAGTTATGTTCAGGAAGGAAAAAAAGTAAAGTCGGTTAAGATCGTTAATATCAAATCGTATTTAGCGAAAGAAGATATCATTGTAGATAGCGATGTTCTTGGTGATTTAAAAGTTGATGTTGCGTACGGTGGTAATTTTTATGCTATTGTAGAAGTTCAGGAAAACTTTAAAGGTTTAGAGCATTATCAGGCTAGTGAATTAATTACGTGGAGCAGGGAATTAAGAAGTAAATTAAACCAAGCTCACGAATTTATTCATCCAGAAGATCCTACGATACATGGTTTAAGTCATATGCAATGGACAGGTGCAGTGATAGATGAAACTTCTACAGCGCGTAATGCTGTTTTTTATGGCGATAAAGCTATAGATCGTTCACCATGCGGTACAGGAACTTCAGCAAGAATGGCGCATTGGTATGCAAAAGGTAAGTTGAAAAAAGGCGATCTTTTTGTACATGAAAGTATTATTGGTAGTAAGTTTATTGGAAGAATAGAAGAAGAGACAGAATTAGGCGGTAAAAAAGCTATTGTGCCAAGTATAGAAGGTTGGGCAATGGTTACCGGTTATAATAATATCGTTATCGATGATGACGATCCTTATGCTCACGGATTTCAGGTACTTTAA
- a CDS encoding aldehyde dehydrogenase (NADP(+)) has translation MITGKNYIGEELSSKGDVTFKTFDPKENKETAAIFTEATTQEVDAAVEKAAAAFKVYKQKSDAEKARFLEAIAEELEANAEALKEIYRAESGLPEGRSNGEFARTCNQLRAFAEMLKEGSWVEAIISNPEGKPDIRRMQVPFGPVAVFGASNFPFAFSTAGGDTASALASGSPVIVKSHPLHAGTGELVAEAIIKAAKKTGMPDGVFSNLNSKGIEVGEWLVKHPKIKAVGFTGSYKAGTALTKLAADRPEPIPVYAEMGSINPVLALPSALKAKGDFWAEQYAGSITAGCGQFCTNPGLILGIESAALDSFVEKLGENLSNLAPSVMLSPGIQNQYEASKSEVLEQEGYNEVSKYDGEVAPNFGRQQVITVSGANFLQNKNFHKEVFGPFSVVVKCKDKTELAEVLQQLEGQLTGTVLNSEEKELSEFATIIDTLTDTVGRIIYNSVPTGVEVCAAMTHGGPFPATSNAKFTSVGLTAVQRWVRPVSFQDWPQTLLPQALKDENPLGILRNINNKYTTDSL, from the coding sequence ATGATTACAGGAAAAAATTATATTGGTGAGGAGCTTTCCAGTAAAGGTGATGTTACCTTTAAAACTTTTGATCCAAAAGAAAATAAAGAAACTGCTGCTATTTTTACCGAGGCAACAACACAAGAGGTTGATGCGGCAGTAGAAAAAGCCGCCGCCGCTTTTAAAGTGTACAAACAAAAATCTGATGCTGAAAAAGCTAGATTTTTAGAAGCAATTGCTGAGGAATTAGAGGCAAATGCTGAAGCTTTAAAAGAAATTTACAGAGCAGAATCCGGCTTGCCAGAAGGACGTTCTAATGGAGAATTTGCTAGAACTTGTAACCAGTTACGAGCTTTTGCCGAAATGCTGAAAGAAGGGAGTTGGGTAGAAGCCATTATTAGCAATCCTGAAGGAAAACCTGATATTCGAAGAATGCAGGTGCCTTTTGGGCCGGTAGCTGTTTTTGGAGCAAGTAATTTCCCATTTGCATTTTCTACTGCTGGTGGGGATACTGCCAGTGCATTGGCATCGGGTTCTCCGGTTATCGTAAAATCTCATCCATTACATGCTGGTACAGGAGAATTGGTTGCTGAAGCGATTATTAAAGCCGCTAAGAAAACCGGAATGCCAGATGGCGTTTTCTCTAACTTAAACTCTAAAGGAATTGAAGTAGGTGAGTGGCTGGTAAAACATCCAAAAATAAAAGCGGTTGGATTTACCGGAAGTTATAAAGCAGGAACTGCGCTTACTAAATTAGCTGCAGATCGCCCAGAGCCTATCCCGGTTTACGCAGAAATGGGAAGTATTAATCCTGTTTTGGCTTTACCATCTGCTTTAAAAGCTAAAGGAGATTTTTGGGCCGAGCAATATGCAGGTTCGATCACTGCTGGATGTGGACAATTTTGTACAAATCCCGGACTAATTTTAGGAATAGAGAGCGCTGCTTTAGATAGTTTTGTTGAAAAATTAGGTGAGAATTTATCGAATCTTGCCCCTTCAGTAATGTTGAGTCCTGGGATTCAAAATCAATACGAAGCTTCAAAATCTGAAGTTTTAGAACAGGAAGGCTATAATGAAGTAAGCAAATACGATGGTGAAGTTGCGCCAAACTTTGGTAGACAGCAGGTAATCACCGTTTCTGGTGCTAATTTCCTTCAGAATAAAAACTTTCATAAAGAAGTATTTGGGCCTTTTTCAGTAGTTGTAAAATGTAAAGATAAAACCGAATTGGCCGAAGTGCTTCAGCAATTAGAAGGACAGCTAACCGGTACGGTATTAAATTCCGAAGAAAAAGAATTAAGTGAATTTGCAACGATTATCGACACTTTAACCGATACTGTAGGTAGAATTATCTATAACAGTGTACCAACAGGGGTAGAAGTTTGTGCGGCAATGACGCATGGTGGGCCATTCCCGGCAACTTCTAATGCTAAATTTACTTCAGTAGGATTAACAGCGGTACAACGATGGGTGCGTCCGGTTTCTTTCCAGGACTGGCCACAGACATTGCTTCCGCAGGCGTTAAAAGATGAAAATCCTTTAGGCATTTTGCGTAATATCAATAATAAATACACAACAGATAGCTTATAG
- a CDS encoding dihydrodipicolinate synthase family protein: MAIKWEGVMPAVTTKFTKDDELDLVTFEKNINAQLEAGVNGIILGGTLGEASTLTPAEKETLVKKTLEITAGQVPVIINIAEQSTKEAIEVAKNAEAWGAQGLMLLPPMRYKATDHETVVYFKEIAKSTSLPIMIYNNPVDYKIEVTIEMFEELLADCPTIEAVKESTRDISNVTRLKNKFGDRIKILCGVDTLALESMVAGADGWVAGLVAAYPAETVAIYKLVKAGNIEEALRIYRWFMPLLELDISPQLVQNIKLAEVATGLGTEYVRAPRLVLQGAERERVQGIIDAAMAVRPELVEYKSL; this comes from the coding sequence ATGGCAATTAAATGGGAAGGGGTAATGCCCGCAGTAACCACTAAATTCACAAAAGATGATGAACTGGATTTAGTAACCTTTGAAAAGAACATTAACGCACAACTGGAAGCAGGTGTAAACGGAATCATCTTAGGAGGAACTTTGGGTGAAGCTAGTACTCTGACACCGGCAGAAAAGGAAACACTTGTAAAAAAGACTTTAGAAATTACAGCAGGACAGGTGCCGGTAATCATTAACATTGCCGAGCAATCTACAAAGGAAGCGATCGAAGTTGCAAAAAATGCAGAAGCATGGGGAGCACAAGGATTAATGTTGTTACCACCAATGCGTTATAAAGCTACAGATCACGAGACCGTAGTATATTTTAAAGAGATCGCAAAAAGCACTTCACTGCCAATTATGATTTATAACAACCCTGTAGATTACAAGATTGAAGTAACTATCGAGATGTTCGAAGAACTTTTAGCAGATTGTCCTACGATCGAAGCAGTAAAAGAATCTACTCGTGATATTAGTAATGTTACACGTTTAAAAAATAAGTTTGGTGATCGTATCAAGATCTTATGTGGTGTAGATACATTAGCATTAGAAAGTATGGTTGCTGGTGCAGATGGTTGGGTTGCTGGATTGGTAGCCGCTTATCCGGCAGAAACTGTGGCAATCTATAAATTAGTAAAAGCTGGTAATATTGAAGAAGCTTTAAGAATCTACAGATGGTTTATGCCATTATTAGAATTGGACATCTCTCCGCAATTAGTACAAAATATCAAATTGGCTGAAGTTGCAACTGGTTTAGGAACCGAGTATGTAAGAGCACCAAGATTAGTATTACAGGGAGCAGAAAGAGAACGAGTTCAGGGAATTATTGATGCCGCAATGGCGGTAAGGCCAGAATTAGTAGAATACAAATCTTTATAA
- a CDS encoding helix-turn-helix domain-containing protein, which translates to MKVLPFKIPKPEKEALVYQEDHEIIFYDKLHQHEEIQISYIMEGSGSLIVGDSINEYQPHDILIIGENIPHVFRSDAEAHPNSIMYTLFFTKKSFGKEFFNLTDLSGIQKFFDESEYGMKIKADEKKFHLFNNLKRQSKIERVATLLLLLNELTHAERQPLSSFVYQKKYTEDEGKRMNDVFQYAMDNFQDNISLDDIADIAFMSKNAFCRYFKKRTNKTFFQFLIEIRIEHACKLLYKDQDLSVSAISELCGFQNIANFNRKFKELKGITPTQYRQQND; encoded by the coding sequence ATGAAAGTCCTTCCGTTTAAAATCCCAAAACCCGAAAAAGAAGCCCTTGTATATCAGGAAGATCATGAAATTATATTTTATGATAAACTTCACCAGCACGAGGAGATACAAATTAGCTATATTATGGAAGGTAGCGGCTCTTTAATTGTTGGTGATAGTATTAACGAATATCAGCCACATGACATCCTTATTATAGGAGAAAATATTCCGCATGTTTTTAGAAGTGATGCAGAGGCTCATCCAAATTCGATAATGTACACGCTGTTTTTTACCAAAAAGTCCTTCGGAAAAGAATTCTTCAACCTTACTGATCTTAGCGGAATCCAGAAGTTTTTTGATGAATCTGAATACGGAATGAAAATTAAGGCTGATGAAAAAAAGTTTCATCTTTTTAATAATCTGAAGCGGCAAAGTAAAATTGAAAGAGTAGCTACTTTACTATTATTACTGAATGAACTTACGCATGCCGAGCGGCAACCATTGTCTTCTTTCGTTTACCAGAAAAAATATACAGAGGATGAAGGAAAACGAATGAATGATGTTTTTCAATATGCTATGGATAACTTTCAGGATAATATTTCTTTAGATGATATTGCAGATATTGCTTTTATGAGTAAAAATGCTTTTTGCCGATATTTTAAGAAAAGAACCAATAAAACGTTTTTTCAGTTTTTAATTGAAATAAGGATAGAACATGCCTGCAAGTTATTGTATAAAGATCAGGACTTATCGGTATCGGCGATCTCTGAACTTTGTGGATTTCAGAACATCGCCAATTTTAACCGAAAGTTTAAGGAATTAAAAGGAATTACGCCTACACAATACAGGCAGCAAAACGATTAA
- a CDS encoding S9 family peptidase, which produces MTKLNLVGIILLLFFPFSSSAQENDSLLTLGRIYSSSEFSSDYQRPIFWIEEGDAFVSIEKDKAGNDELIRYESKNYKSSTYLAANNLNINGKNLAIEDFSLSPDGSKVLIFTNSSRVWRSNTKGDFWVYDFDTKELKQLGKDFPSSSLMFAKFSEDNQFVAYVHNFNIYKENFKTGELTQLTEDGTGDIINGTFDWVYEEEFGMRDGFIWSPDASKIAFWQLDASEIGTFYMINNTDSVYSEPIALQYPKAGFNPSSAKVGIIDTKTSEVTWIPMPGDPVQHYLPAMQWLNEDLVLIQQMNRKQNELNIFTYKLSTSALKKMYTETEETWVDLRYPDISSNQWGNNDQLIVDDGTSFLRMTETDGWRHIYKIDLESGKKTLLTPGDYDVATYYQTDDKNLYIVASPDNATQRYLYKVPLNGNGKLTKVTPQQFEGVNTYDVSPNGKYAIHKFTNVSTPNTVNLVNLPKHKSVKTLVDNERLKNKLSSLALPETSFFKVMTENGIEMDARMTKPLNFDSAKKYPVLFHVYGEPWGVVATDQWVGLYELFMAQQGFVVISIDNRGTPTLKGSDWRKSIYQNMGVLNTNDQAAAAKKVLANYDFLDEKFVNVWGWSGGGSMTQNLLFRYPEVYQTGVAVAGVTNQLFYDNIYQERYMGLPSEDKKKFIEGSPVTYAKNLEGNLLLIHGTGDDNVHYQNMEYLVNELIRNNKQFDMMAYPNRAHHIYEGKNTSIHLYTLITNYFLEHNGLK; this is translated from the coding sequence ATGACCAAATTAAACTTAGTTGGAATAATTTTATTATTATTTTTTCCATTTTCTAGTAGTGCACAAGAAAATGATTCTTTATTAACCTTAGGACGTATTTATTCTTCTTCGGAATTTAGTAGTGATTACCAGCGTCCTATTTTCTGGATAGAAGAGGGCGATGCTTTTGTCAGTATCGAAAAAGATAAAGCAGGCAATGATGAACTTATTCGTTACGAGAGTAAAAACTACAAATCAAGCACTTATTTAGCAGCCAATAATCTTAATATAAATGGTAAAAACCTGGCAATAGAAGATTTTTCGTTATCTCCAGATGGAAGCAAGGTTTTAATTTTTACAAACTCCAGCCGAGTTTGGCGTTCGAATACCAAAGGTGATTTTTGGGTGTACGATTTTGATACCAAAGAATTAAAACAATTAGGAAAAGATTTTCCATCTTCCTCATTGATGTTCGCTAAGTTTTCTGAAGATAATCAATTTGTAGCTTATGTGCATAATTTCAATATTTATAAAGAGAATTTTAAAACCGGAGAGCTTACTCAGCTAACCGAAGATGGAACAGGCGATATCATTAACGGAACGTTCGATTGGGTGTATGAAGAAGAATTTGGAATGCGCGATGGTTTTATTTGGAGTCCGGATGCTTCAAAAATTGCGTTTTGGCAATTAGATGCTTCAGAAATTGGCACCTTCTACATGATCAATAATACCGATTCGGTATATTCTGAACCGATTGCGCTGCAATATCCAAAAGCAGGATTCAATCCTTCTTCAGCAAAAGTTGGAATTATAGATACAAAAACTTCCGAAGTAACGTGGATACCGATGCCGGGCGATCCTGTTCAGCATTATTTACCGGCGATGCAATGGCTTAATGAAGATTTGGTGCTTATTCAGCAAATGAATAGAAAGCAAAACGAGCTCAATATTTTTACGTATAAACTTTCAACTTCCGCATTAAAAAAAATGTATACCGAAACTGAAGAAACCTGGGTAGATTTGCGCTATCCGGATATTTCTTCGAACCAATGGGGCAATAACGATCAGCTAATCGTGGATGATGGAACGTCGTTTTTACGAATGACGGAAACTGATGGTTGGCGCCATATCTATAAAATTGATTTGGAATCGGGTAAAAAGACATTGCTTACGCCCGGCGATTATGATGTAGCCACGTATTACCAAACTGATGATAAAAATTTATATATTGTAGCTTCACCAGATAATGCTACGCAACGCTATTTATACAAGGTACCATTAAATGGAAATGGAAAACTAACCAAAGTTACTCCGCAACAATTTGAAGGCGTAAATACGTATGATGTTTCGCCTAATGGAAAATATGCTATCCATAAATTTACGAATGTTAGCACACCAAATACGGTGAATTTAGTGAATTTGCCCAAACATAAATCGGTTAAAACTTTAGTTGATAATGAACGGTTGAAAAACAAATTAAGTTCATTAGCCTTACCAGAAACGTCATTTTTTAAAGTCATGACTGAGAACGGAATCGAAATGGATGCTAGAATGACCAAGCCATTAAATTTTGATTCGGCTAAAAAATATCCGGTCCTTTTTCATGTGTATGGCGAGCCTTGGGGAGTTGTGGCGACCGATCAATGGGTTGGGTTGTACGAGCTTTTTATGGCACAACAAGGATTTGTAGTGATAAGTATTGATAATCGCGGAACGCCAACTTTAAAAGGCAGTGATTGGCGAAAAAGTATTTACCAAAATATGGGCGTACTTAATACCAACGATCAGGCGGCGGCAGCTAAAAAAGTGCTTGCAAATTACGATTTTCTGGATGAAAAATTCGTGAATGTTTGGGGCTGGAGTGGTGGAGGCTCGATGACTCAGAATTTGTTATTCAGATATCCTGAAGTTTATCAAACAGGAGTGGCTGTAGCCGGAGTTACCAATCAGTTATTCTACGATAATATTTACCAGGAGCGTTATATGGGATTGCCTAGTGAAGATAAAAAAAAGTTTATTGAAGGTTCGCCGGTAACCTATGCTAAAAATCTGGAAGGAAATTTATTACTAATTCACGGAACCGGAGATGATAATGTGCATTATCAAAATATGGAATATTTGGTGAATGAGCTAATTCGAAATAACAAGCAATTCGACATGATGGCTTATCCTAACAGGGCGCATCATATTTACGAAGGAAAAAACACTTCGATCCACTTGTATACTTTGATTACTAATTATTTCTTGGAGCATAACGGATTGAAATAA